One Symphalangus syndactylus isolate Jambi chromosome 20, NHGRI_mSymSyn1-v2.1_pri, whole genome shotgun sequence DNA segment encodes these proteins:
- the LOC134735298 gene encoding large ribosomal subunit protein eL39-like — translation MSSHKTFRIKRFLAEKQKQNRPIPQWIRMKTGNKIRYNSKRRHWRRTKLGL, via the coding sequence ATGTCTTCTCACAAGACTTTCAGGATTAAGCGATTCCTGGctgagaaacaaaagcaaaatcgtCCCATTCCCCAGTGGATTCGgatgaaaactggaaataaaatcaGGTACAACTCCAAAAGGAGACATTGGAGAAGAACCAAGCTGGGTCTGTAA